One segment of Primulina tabacum isolate GXHZ01 chromosome 14, ASM2559414v2, whole genome shotgun sequence DNA contains the following:
- the LOC142525218 gene encoding small ribosomal subunit protein eS27y isoform X2, whose translation MVLSNDIDLLNPPAELEKRKHKLKRLVQSPNSFFMDVKCQGCFNITTVFSHSQTVVVCGNCQTVLCQPTGGRARLTEGCSFRRKGD comes from the exons GTTCTTTCAAACGACATTGATTTGCTGAATCCTCCGGCGGAACTCGAAAAGAGGAAGCATAAGCTGAAGCGTCTCGTCCAGTCGCCAAATTCATTCTTCATG GATGTGAAGTGTCAGGGTTGCTTTAATAT AACCACTGTGTTTAGCCATTCACAAACTGTTGTCGTGTGCGGTAACTGCCAGACGGTGTTGTGTCAACCCACCGGAGGGCGTGCTAGGCTCACCGAGGGCTGTTCCTTCCGGAGGAAGGGTGATTGA
- the LOC142525218 gene encoding small ribosomal subunit protein eS27y isoform X1 encodes MVLSNDIDLLNPPAELEKRKHKLKRLVQSPNSFFMDVKCQGCFNITTVFSHSQTVVVCGNCQTVLCQPTGGRARLTEGCSFRRKGD; translated from the exons ATG GTTCTTTCAAACGACATTGATTTGCTGAATCCTCCGGCGGAACTCGAAAAGAGGAAGCATAAGCTGAAGCGTCTCGTCCAGTCGCCAAATTCATTCTTCATG GATGTGAAGTGTCAGGGTTGCTTTAATAT AACCACTGTGTTTAGCCATTCACAAACTGTTGTCGTGTGCGGTAACTGCCAGACGGTGTTGTGTCAACCCACCGGAGGGCGTGCTAGGCTCACCGAGGGCTGTTCCTTCCGGAGGAAGGGTGATTGA